The Bacillota bacterium LX-D genome has a window encoding:
- a CDS encoding energy-coupling factor transporter transmembrane component T: MLIYRAKHNLIHQLHPLTALSFIVVVTFLALLFSHPVYLFGLLLVTGLVLAAAENLREWKPYLEVSLGMLVIIMLVNSCLVHVGTTVLWNGPNVPVIGRIRITLEALCYGAAMGVRLLVIISIFCLYTYAVHPDKVLKLFSRLGNKSVLAITMGTRLFPLMLGDVLRITEVQRCRGAKLDTGSFMQKVKNRLPIINVLLLSSLESSLQTAEAMQARGYGSGKRTYYSRELWRPRDSLIMSATVLAFLLGLWSAWQGWANYTYYPRLENITRSDFPAAAVLIFLLAIPAFLSWGCKKWPRFKSKI, encoded by the coding sequence GTGTTAATTTATCGTGCAAAGCATAATCTAATTCATCAATTACATCCTTTGACTGCATTAAGCTTTATTGTTGTCGTGACTTTTTTAGCGCTATTATTTTCCCATCCCGTATATTTGTTTGGTTTACTGCTAGTTACAGGTTTAGTTCTAGCTGCTGCTGAGAATTTACGTGAATGGAAGCCTTATTTGGAAGTCAGCCTGGGGATGCTGGTCATTATTATGCTGGTTAACTCTTGTCTGGTACATGTAGGAACTACGGTTTTGTGGAACGGGCCGAATGTTCCAGTCATAGGAAGAATACGGATTACCTTAGAGGCTTTGTGCTATGGAGCTGCTATGGGTGTTCGTTTGCTAGTAATTATCAGCATTTTTTGTTTATATACCTATGCTGTGCATCCTGATAAAGTTCTGAAGCTCTTCAGTCGCTTGGGTAATAAGTCGGTACTGGCTATTACTATGGGTACAAGGCTTTTCCCTTTAATGTTGGGAGATGTGCTGCGCATTACGGAAGTTCAACGCTGTCGGGGTGCCAAATTAGATACGGGTAGTTTTATGCAGAAAGTTAAGAATCGGTTGCCTATTATCAATGTACTACTTTTATCTTCTTTAGAGTCTTCTCTCCAGACGGCAGAAGCTATGCAGGCTAGAGGCTATGGAAGCGGAAAAAGAACGTATTACAGCAGGGAACTTTGGCGTCCCAGAGATTCCTTGATTATGTCAGCAACAGTATTGGCTTTTTTGCTTGGCCTTTGGTCGGCATGGCAAGGCTGGGCTAATTACACTTATTATCCACGTCTCGAAAATATTACTCGAAGTGATTTCCCGGCAGCAGCTGTATTGATTTTTTTACTGGCTATTCCGGCATTTTTAAGTTGGGGGTGTAAAAAATGGCCCAGATTCAAATCGAAAATTTAA
- a CDS encoding DUF4430 domain-containing protein, whose protein sequence is MKKKPLLALLAVLLLSAALLNGCAGGNSSKQSANAQQQAAQVQQNTQAANLTEKETQKELQDKTKEAEQSNQQSNKQEENNANNAAVQVANTNTSSVSSSKKSSGKTVSLWITKDFGKSSLLKKEIILEKNWTVFDVLQSSAQLETAQGGGFITGINGLTAESGQKKAWMYYVNGIFANVGVLDYLPHLGDVIWWDYHKWESMSTFPAVIGSYPEPFLHGYKGKVKTTTILSLSENQELADKLKQVLKAKGVASVQCQDLAKNQSLTRTGPTIVLGEWKKLRQIKSLSELNAAYSKTGTCVHFTGKGLEIINSSNKVAKTLTKSAGAIVATGDGNGDEKPLWLVVGIDEAGLKQAVNILAGHPEKIKSCYQAAVSGGKVLSLPVQ, encoded by the coding sequence ATGAAAAAGAAGCCTTTACTAGCTTTACTGGCAGTATTATTACTATCGGCAGCCCTATTGAATGGATGTGCCGGGGGCAATAGCTCTAAGCAATCTGCCAATGCTCAACAACAAGCTGCCCAAGTTCAACAGAATACTCAGGCAGCTAATCTCACAGAAAAAGAAACACAAAAAGAGCTGCAAGATAAGACTAAAGAAGCTGAACAGTCTAATCAACAATCAAATAAACAAGAAGAGAATAATGCTAATAACGCTGCTGTTCAAGTTGCCAATACCAATACTTCGTCAGTATCCTCAAGTAAAAAAAGCAGTGGAAAAACTGTTTCCTTATGGATTACGAAAGACTTTGGGAAGAGTTCATTGTTAAAAAAAGAAATTATATTAGAAAAAAACTGGACAGTTTTCGATGTTTTACAAAGCTCAGCTCAACTGGAAACTGCCCAGGGAGGAGGCTTTATTACTGGCATTAACGGATTAACAGCTGAAAGTGGTCAAAAAAAGGCCTGGATGTATTATGTAAATGGCATTTTTGCAAATGTAGGAGTTTTAGATTATTTGCCCCATCTAGGCGATGTAATTTGGTGGGATTATCACAAATGGGAGAGTATGTCTACGTTCCCTGCTGTTATTGGTTCTTATCCTGAACCTTTTCTCCATGGTTATAAAGGTAAGGTTAAAACGACAACAATTTTAAGTTTATCTGAAAATCAGGAGTTGGCTGATAAACTAAAGCAAGTCCTAAAGGCAAAAGGAGTCGCCAGTGTACAGTGTCAAGATTTAGCAAAAAACCAATCCCTAACAAGAACTGGGCCTACTATAGTTTTGGGAGAATGGAAGAAGCTAAGGCAGATTAAAAGTCTATCGGAGTTAAATGCTGCCTACAGTAAAACAGGAACGTGTGTACATTTTACTGGTAAGGGTTTAGAAATTATTAATTCTTCAAATAAAGTAGCTAAAACCTTAACTAAAAGTGCAGGAGCTATTGTTGCCACAGGTGATGGTAATGGTGATGAAAAGCCCTTGTGGCTTGTTGTTGGTATTGATGAAGCAGGTTTAAAACAGGCGGTTAATATTCTTGCCGGCCACCCGGAAAAAATTAAAAGTTGCTATCAGGCAGCTGTATCTGGAGGTAAGGTCCTGAGCTTGCCGGTGCAGTAA
- a CDS encoding S-layer homology domain-containing protein produces the protein MLKKLSLILLAIISLCSFAFPALAEDSLNDELQDIVTYYENQKTNLENWEEVIGLKNAGVDLTQSPWILPDWQLDSLNNESPARDYAKTILGMKGAGQNPANVNERNIVTELVDKQTDQGHFGGAVNDTIWAVITLDTMKASYNTDKAIAYLLEQQKQDGGFALDGNIGDVDVTGMTLMALSSHQDVTGVKEAIAKAEQFLQNNQLDSGGYQSGSTENTESIAMVIRGLTACGIDVTSSEWQKNGKTMIDALFAFQKEDKSFSHSKNGTSNSLATRQALIAIADLVNGNVFYNLQKDTKPEPDPVSEKTVRVRVEGATESLKDETVTVSGTALDALEKAVGKDNVKASDGFVSEIMGEGGKNGDSINTSWSYYVLRNGVIDPSVFDLGAGSYNVEDGDEIIFYISGYDSKTWAGKTYLPIVTVDPPSPKAGDTVTIKISAQKYVYPTGLQNLTSDEAAAIGEYTVKVGDETYTSQGKEVFIKNIKEGTVNYFVSNQNSNGYPNVVTWRDEIQVTSDSGGNQDPSSDKISVEIAVVGRSGDLLYGPESVTLRKNKNNALEALLATNLKCILDGDLVTSISGQENNGQNGWMYKVGNITPEVPAPDQEVTNGDKIIWWYSADMNSRGPSWSDIKKNSSGGNNSYSDNEFANTGNLLVDIAMDKAKIMEDKIQDGIWKPDQALKKLNKLLNSEVYKALSDKDTEAKEAVELVTYVTDHALAAIIDYKGSTLPQCLEALNDVMDDGVKVVRSKFTDANMQELTDSLQKQKEKMLLKADSVALDHLNVTSSDSTTTVSLKAEQIKEILEQREDFWQNLNKVFKDNGMQDSITQDENNAKQMSVNLPGISKKKRNLEFLMTKETAKNLKENGIKLSIKFSDALTCLVTGQEQEGEGYVLALEENGSELQKEIEQTAQAKSNSSLKLQVVGKSYQFRLQDADKKMFLVSLAKPLTMQITDKVLTDNSELIGLYQYENGQFSFVGKEINSKSGVIQVASSQTGCLVLLKSEVQYKDLAGHWAEDAIKSLSAKQIVSGTTAGKYEPNQKITRAQCAVLLAKALGLAIERNELNFTDVPQNAWYADYIAAAAKANILKGTSFNHFSPDSYVTRAELAVMLNNALEIKQGEKALKQTDALKAFTDQENIPTWAKNSLANVVAQGLMTGRSKDTLAPLGYVTRAEAAVLIDKLLKM, from the coding sequence GTGCTTAAAAAATTAAGTTTAATTTTATTGGCGATTATATCATTATGCTCCTTTGCATTTCCAGCATTGGCTGAGGATTCACTAAATGATGAGTTGCAAGATATTGTTACTTACTATGAAAATCAAAAAACGAACTTGGAAAACTGGGAAGAAGTAATTGGCCTTAAAAATGCAGGAGTAGATTTGACTCAAAGTCCTTGGATATTACCAGATTGGCAATTGGATTCATTAAATAATGAATCACCTGCAAGGGACTATGCTAAAACCATATTAGGCATGAAAGGGGCCGGACAAAACCCGGCTAATGTCAATGAAAGAAATATAGTGACTGAATTAGTTGACAAGCAAACAGATCAGGGCCATTTTGGTGGAGCTGTTAACGATACTATCTGGGCAGTGATTACTTTAGATACTATGAAAGCAAGTTACAACACTGATAAAGCTATAGCTTATCTACTTGAACAGCAAAAGCAGGATGGAGGATTTGCCTTAGACGGGAATATAGGAGATGTGGATGTCACCGGGATGACATTGATGGCTTTGTCCAGTCATCAAGATGTAACAGGAGTCAAAGAGGCAATTGCTAAAGCAGAACAATTTTTGCAAAACAATCAACTAGATTCCGGCGGGTATCAGAGTGGTTCTACGGAAAATACTGAATCTATTGCTATGGTTATTAGAGGGCTAACAGCTTGTGGGATAGATGTAACTTCTAGCGAGTGGCAAAAGAACGGTAAAACAATGATCGACGCTTTATTTGCCTTTCAAAAAGAAGATAAATCTTTTTCTCACAGTAAGAATGGCACCAGTAATTCCCTGGCAACTAGACAAGCACTTATTGCCATAGCTGATCTAGTTAATGGAAATGTATTTTATAATTTACAAAAAGATACCAAACCTGAACCTGACCCCGTTAGCGAAAAAACAGTCCGAGTGCGAGTTGAGGGTGCCACAGAGAGCCTAAAAGATGAAACAGTAACCGTTAGTGGTACAGCATTGGATGCTTTGGAAAAAGCCGTTGGCAAGGATAATGTCAAAGCTTCTGACGGTTTTGTTAGTGAAATTATGGGAGAAGGGGGAAAGAACGGAGATAGTATTAACACCAGCTGGAGCTATTATGTGCTGCGCAATGGGGTTATTGACCCAAGCGTTTTTGATTTAGGAGCAGGTAGCTATAACGTAGAGGACGGAGACGAAATCATCTTTTATATCAGTGGCTATGACAGCAAAACCTGGGCCGGTAAAACCTATCTGCCCATAGTAACAGTAGATCCTCCATCACCAAAAGCAGGGGATACAGTGACAATTAAAATTAGTGCCCAGAAATACGTTTACCCTACAGGATTACAAAATCTAACATCGGATGAAGCTGCAGCCATTGGCGAATATACAGTAAAAGTAGGAGATGAAACTTATACTAGCCAAGGCAAGGAAGTTTTTATAAAAAATATTAAAGAAGGAACAGTCAACTACTTTGTTAGCAATCAAAATAGCAACGGTTATCCTAATGTAGTTACTTGGCGAGATGAAATTCAAGTTACTAGTGACAGCGGTGGTAACCAAGATCCTTCCAGCGATAAAATTTCCGTAGAAATTGCTGTTGTTGGCAGAAGCGGCGATTTATTGTATGGGCCTGAAAGCGTGACTTTAAGAAAAAATAAAAATAACGCTTTAGAAGCATTACTAGCTACTAATTTGAAATGCATTTTAGATGGCGACCTCGTAACTAGTATTTCTGGTCAGGAAAACAACGGACAGAACGGATGGATGTACAAGGTTGGCAATATAACGCCTGAGGTACCTGCGCCTGATCAAGAAGTTACAAACGGAGATAAAATTATTTGGTGGTATAGTGCCGATATGAATTCTAGAGGCCCTAGCTGGAGCGATATTAAAAAGAATTCTTCCGGTGGAAATAATAGCTACTCAGATAATGAATTTGCCAATACTGGTAATTTATTAGTCGATATTGCTATGGATAAAGCGAAAATAATGGAAGATAAAATACAAGACGGTATATGGAAACCAGATCAAGCATTAAAAAAATTAAATAAGCTTTTAAATAGTGAGGTGTATAAAGCTTTAAGTGACAAAGATACGGAAGCTAAGGAAGCGGTAGAACTAGTCACATATGTAACAGACCATGCGCTGGCAGCGATTATTGATTATAAAGGCTCTACATTACCCCAATGTTTAGAGGCTTTAAACGATGTTATGGATGATGGGGTAAAAGTAGTTCGGAGCAAGTTCACTGATGCAAATATGCAGGAGTTAACAGATAGCTTACAAAAACAAAAAGAAAAAATGCTTTTAAAAGCCGATTCAGTAGCATTGGACCATCTAAATGTCACTTCTAGTGACAGTACAACAACTGTTTCTTTAAAGGCAGAACAAATCAAAGAGATATTGGAGCAAAGAGAGGATTTTTGGCAAAATCTAAACAAAGTGTTTAAAGATAATGGAATGCAAGATTCTATTACCCAGGATGAAAATAATGCCAAGCAAATGAGTGTAAATTTGCCTGGCATATCAAAAAAGAAAAGAAATCTAGAATTTTTAATGACCAAAGAAACGGCAAAAAATTTAAAAGAGAATGGAATAAAACTAAGTATCAAATTTAGTGATGCCTTGACATGTCTTGTAACTGGTCAGGAACAAGAAGGTGAAGGTTATGTATTAGCTTTAGAAGAAAACGGTTCAGAGTTACAAAAAGAGATTGAGCAAACTGCTCAGGCTAAATCTAACAGTAGTTTGAAATTACAAGTAGTTGGGAAAAGCTATCAATTCCGTTTGCAGGATGCAGATAAGAAAATGTTTTTAGTATCTTTAGCAAAGCCCTTAACTATGCAAATTACAGATAAAGTTCTTACGGATAATTCTGAGTTAATAGGACTTTATCAATACGAAAACGGTCAATTCAGTTTTGTGGGTAAAGAAATAAATTCTAAATCCGGAGTGATCCAGGTCGCATCTTCACAGACAGGATGCTTGGTTTTATTAAAAAGCGAGGTTCAATATAAAGATTTAGCTGGACATTGGGCAGAAGATGCAATTAAATCTTTGAGTGCAAAACAAATTGTGTCCGGTACAACTGCAGGAAAATATGAACCAAATCAAAAGATTACACGGGCTCAGTGCGCTGTTTTGTTAGCTAAGGCCTTAGGATTAGCAATAGAAAGAAACGAATTAAACTTTACTGATGTTCCTCAAAATGCCTGGTATGCAGATTATATTGCAGCTGCAGCCAAAGCTAATATTTTAAAAGGTACATCTTTCAATCATTTTTCGCCTGACAGTTATGTAACAAGAGCTGAATTGGCAGTTATGCTCAACAACGCTTTAGAGATAAAACAGGGTGAGAAAGCACTAAAGCAAACCGATGCTTTAAAAGCCTTTACGGATCAAGAAAATATTCCAACTTGGGCTAAAAATAGTCTGGCTAATGTTGTTGCCCAGGGGTTGATGACTGGTCGCAGTAAAGATACTTTGGCTCCTTTAGGTTATGTAACCAGAGCAGAAGCAGCTGTTTTGATTGATAAACTATTAAAAATGTAA
- a CDS encoding adenosylcobinamide amidohydrolase — protein sequence MLEELVYIHQQIPISGVTLEVPEPNTLLIKADQPLKVASSAILGGHLRTANYILNHTVDLNYGGDDPEKDLQQVAAGLELKKDIVGMMTAVSIKNTLMSCCQIESLKVVTLCTAGIGNPGVAGIPIRQVTNNNCPGTINLIVLIDGNLTEAAMINAVMTATEAKARSLFKKQIKLANGEQVTGTTSDAIVVACTGNGKSIPYAGTATDLGYLIGKTVYESLTKGIDLYLDYKRKEKEAVSLSN from the coding sequence TTGCTAGAGGAATTAGTATATATTCATCAACAAATACCAATATCAGGGGTCACACTTGAAGTGCCCGAACCAAATACATTGCTGATCAAAGCGGATCAACCTTTGAAAGTAGCAAGTTCTGCTATTTTAGGTGGACATTTACGTACAGCAAATTATATTTTAAATCATACAGTTGATTTGAATTATGGGGGAGACGATCCGGAAAAAGATTTGCAGCAAGTGGCAGCGGGGTTGGAACTTAAAAAAGATATAGTTGGCATGATGACAGCAGTCAGTATTAAAAATACGCTTATGAGCTGCTGCCAAATTGAGAGCTTGAAAGTCGTTACTCTTTGTACTGCAGGGATTGGTAATCCGGGTGTGGCCGGTATACCAATAAGACAAGTGACTAATAATAATTGCCCGGGAACCATTAATTTAATCGTACTGATTGATGGAAACTTAACTGAAGCAGCCATGATTAATGCTGTTATGACTGCTACAGAAGCCAAGGCAAGATCTTTATTTAAAAAACAAATTAAGTTGGCTAATGGGGAACAGGTAACCGGGACAACAAGTGATGCTATTGTGGTAGCCTGCACAGGTAATGGAAAATCGATTCCTTATGCTGGGACGGCAACGGATCTAGGCTATTTAATCGGTAAAACTGTATATGAATCACTGACTAAAGGAATCGATTTATACTTAGATTACAAGCGTAAAGAAAAAGAAGCCGTTAGTCTTTCAAATTAA